Proteins from one Erythrolamprus reginae isolate rEryReg1 chromosome 6, rEryReg1.hap1, whole genome shotgun sequence genomic window:
- the PYROXD1 gene encoding pyridine nucleotide-disulfide oxidoreductase domain-containing protein 1 — MASDSRPASGVSGSRFLVVGGGIAGVTCVERLAAEFPSEDIFLITASPVIKAVVNFKQVSRTLEEFDVEEQAHSILGKRYPNIKVIQSAVSQLYSEDHRIITEAGEEYAFEKLCLCAGAKPKLITEGNPYILGIRDTDSAVELQKHLEKSKRITIVGNGGIALELVYKIEGCEVIWAIKDQAIGNTFFDAGAAQFLIPKLTAEKPEPPAACKRTKYTVAEREEQTSDSPGKIGSALGPDWHEGLHLKGAKEVCHQVHIENLCEIKKIYLQEEFKLSQKVSLAFPQTPEGQRSEEADEELWPVYVELTNGKIYGCDFIVSATGVTPNVQPFLDGNNFALGEDGGLKVDRYMHTSHPNIYAAGDICTTSWEPSPVWQQMRLWTQARQMGWYAAKCMAADSLGEALDTDFSFELFAHSTKFFNYKVVLLGKYNAQGLGLDHELMLRCTKGLEYIKVVMQNGRMLGAVLIGETDLEETFENLILNQMDLSRYGENLLDPNIDIEDYFD, encoded by the exons ATGGCTTCCGACTCGCGTCCGGCGTCTGGGGTCTCCGGGAGCCGCTTCCTCGTCGTAGGAGGCGGGATCGCCGGAGTGACGTGCGTCGAACGG ctGGCTGCAGAGTTTCCCtctgaagatatttttttaatcactgcTTCTCCTGTTATAAAAGCAGTGGTGAACTTCAAacag GTTTCCCGAACTTTAGAAGAATTTGATGTCGAGGAGCAAGCACACAGCATCTTAGGAAAACGCTACCCCAATATTAAAGTTATACAGTCCGCAGTGAGCCAACTGTACAGCGAAGATCAC AGGATCATCACAGAAGCTGGTGAGGAGTATGCCTTTGAAAAACTCTGCCTGTGTGCTGGAGCAAAACCCAAACTGATTACTGAAGGAAACCCTTACATCCTGGGGATACGAGATACAGACAGCGCCGTG GAATTGCAGAAACACCTAGAAAAATCTAAAAGAATAACCATTGTAGGAAATGGTGGCATTGCGTTGGAATTGGT GTACAAAATTGAAGGTTGTGAAGTCATTTGGGCCATCAAAGACCAAGCAATAGGGAATACTTTTTTTGATGCAGGAGCGGCTCAGTTTTTGATCCCAAAGCTCACGGCTGAAAAACCAGAGCCTCCAGCTGCTTGTAAAAGAACAAAATATACTGTAGCAG aaagagaagaacaaaCTTCAGATTCTCCTGGGAAAATAGGAAGTGCATTGGGCCCTGATTGGCATGAAGGCTTGCATTTAAAGGGAGCAAAAGAG GTTTGCCACCAAGTTCACATTGAGAATCTGTGCGAAATAAAGAAGATCTACCTCCAAGAAGAATTCAAGCTGTCACAGAAAGTATCTCTGGCTTTCCCCCAAACCCCAGAAGGCCAAAGGAGTGAAGAAGCAGATGAAG AGCTTTGGCCTGTCTATGTGGAGCTCACCAACGGGAAGATTTATGGCTGCGACTTCATTGTTAGCGCAACTGGAGTGACGCCAAACGTTCAGCCATTCCTTGATGGTAATAAT TTTGCCCTAGGTGAAGATGGAGGTCTGAAAGTCGACAGATACATGCACACCTCTCACCCGAACATCTATGCAGCAGGAGATATTTGCACGACCTCATGGGAGCCCAGCCCCGTTTGGCAGCAG ATGAGGCTTTGGACCCAGGCGCGCCAGATGGGATGGTACGCTGCGAAATGTATGGCGGCTGATTCTTTAGGAGAAGCTCTGGACACGGATTTCAGCTTTGAACTCTTTGCTCACTCTACAAAGTTTTTCAATTACAAG GTGGTGCTTCTGGGGAAATATAATGCCCAAGGCCTGGGCTTGGACCACGAGTTGATGTTGAGGTGCACCAAAGGCCTGGAATATATCAAAGTGGTGATGCAGAATGGACGGATGCTGGGAGCAGTGCTAATAGGAGAAACGGATTTGGAAGAAACCTTTGAAAACTTGATTCTGAATCAGATGGATCTCTCCCGCTATGGCGAAAACCTTTTGGATCCAAATATTGATATTGAGGATTATTTTGATTAA